Proteins from a genomic interval of Beijerinckia indica subsp. indica ATCC 9039:
- a CDS encoding coniferyl aldehyde dehydrogenase, giving the protein MNTIAATKTKSQPSEILALQRAAFLRDGPPSLDQRRADLKTLKTAILARRSEIERAIESDFGHRPRQETAIMEIMTLIQGIDYLSRNLRRFMRPLRRHVAPQMRFASARIEYQPLGVIGIMAPWNYPLSLALMPLATAIAAGNRAMLKPSEFTPAMSSLLAAMLTDIFPEEQVAVVTGDAIVGAAFSALPFDHLVFTGSTKVGHAVMRAASDNLVPVTLELGGKSPVVVGKDYPLDQAASGIAYGKLANAGQTCIAPDYAMMPADAIEPFVTAYDKAVTALYPEGPAGKDYTSIINEHHSARLKGLLEDARAKGARVIEVGKQPDEAHNRPHTLAPTVVLGVNDSMRIMQEEIFGPILPILSYHDIDDVIASINARPRPLALYYFGGNDEDRRKMLMRTTSGNVTINNTMMHYAQDDLPFGGIGPSGMGAYHGIEGFRSLSHAKGIFEQGRWNAASLLRPPFGKLADTILKVMLG; this is encoded by the coding sequence ATGAACACCATCGCCGCCACCAAGACCAAAAGCCAGCCCAGCGAGATCCTTGCCCTCCAGCGCGCTGCCTTTCTGCGTGACGGTCCCCCGTCGCTCGACCAGCGCCGGGCTGATCTGAAAACGCTCAAAACCGCCATTCTCGCGCGGCGGAGCGAGATCGAGCGCGCGATTGAAAGCGACTTTGGCCATCGCCCCCGCCAAGAAACCGCGATCATGGAGATCATGACGCTTATTCAGGGCATTGATTATCTGTCTCGAAACCTGCGCCGCTTCATGCGGCCATTGCGGCGGCATGTGGCGCCGCAAATGCGGTTCGCGAGCGCACGCATCGAATACCAGCCGCTGGGCGTCATCGGCATTATGGCGCCCTGGAACTATCCTCTCTCGCTGGCCCTGATGCCGCTCGCAACGGCGATCGCCGCCGGCAACCGGGCGATGCTCAAACCGTCCGAATTCACACCAGCGATGAGCAGCCTTCTCGCGGCGATGCTGACGGACATCTTTCCCGAGGAACAGGTCGCCGTCGTGACAGGCGATGCCATTGTGGGAGCGGCCTTCTCGGCGCTTCCGTTCGATCATCTTGTGTTCACGGGTAGCACAAAGGTCGGACACGCCGTGATGCGGGCCGCCAGCGACAACCTCGTGCCCGTCACTCTGGAACTCGGCGGCAAATCTCCCGTCGTCGTCGGGAAAGACTATCCGCTCGACCAAGCAGCATCCGGCATCGCTTATGGCAAGCTCGCCAATGCCGGGCAAACCTGTATTGCCCCCGATTATGCGATGATGCCAGCCGACGCGATCGAGCCGTTCGTCACGGCCTATGACAAGGCCGTCACCGCGCTTTATCCGGAGGGGCCTGCCGGCAAGGACTATACATCCATCATCAACGAGCATCATTCCGCCCGGCTCAAGGGATTGCTTGAGGATGCTCGTGCAAAAGGGGCTCGTGTCATTGAAGTCGGAAAGCAACCGGACGAGGCCCACAACCGGCCTCATACGCTTGCGCCGACAGTCGTGCTCGGTGTCAACGACAGCATGCGGATCATGCAGGAAGAAATCTTCGGCCCCATCCTGCCAATCCTTTCCTATCATGACATCGACGACGTGATTGCCTCTATCAATGCACGACCGCGTCCGCTGGCGCTCTATTATTTCGGCGGCAATGATGAGGATCGCCGCAAAATGTTGATGCGCACCACATCCGGCAATGTCACGATCAACAATACGATGATGCATTATGCGCAGGATGATCTGCCCTTCGGTGGCATCGGCCCGAGCGGTATGGGCGCCTATCACGGAATCGAAGGCTTCCGGTCCCTAAGCCATGCCAAGGGCATTTTTGAACAGGGACGATGGAATGCCGCCAGCCTATTGCGGCCCCCTTTCGGAAAGCTTGCCGATACGATCCTCAAAGTGATGCTGGGGTGA
- the tyrS gene encoding tyrosine--tRNA ligase: MSKDIPPASDFLAILTERGFLHQCSDPAGLDEKAKSGGLIAYIGFDCTAPSLHVGSLVQIMMLRWLQKTGGKPIVLMGGGTTRVGDPSGKDESRKILTLEEIEANKQGIKQVFSKFVHFGEGKTDALMADNAEWLTALHYIDFLRDVGRHFSVNRMLSMDSVKLRLERDQELSFLEFNYMCCQAYDFVELHKRYGCQLQMGGSDQWGNIVTGIDLGRRMGTAQLYALTSPLLTTASGAKMGKTAKGAVWLDEAMLPVFDYWQFWRNCEDRDVGRFLKLFTELPLDEIARLEALQDAEINEAKKILATEATAMVHGREAAERAADTARQTFEEGVVAASLPSVILQTNEIPAEGLGILAAFAKAGLVNSTSEARRQIKGGGLRLNDQPITDEKAVITIEAIEAGAKLSLGRKKHVLLRLADG, translated from the coding sequence GTGTCCAAGGATATCCCCCCCGCATCCGATTTTCTCGCCATTCTGACGGAACGCGGCTTCCTGCACCAATGCTCGGACCCCGCTGGACTCGATGAAAAGGCGAAAAGCGGTGGGCTCATTGCCTATATCGGCTTTGATTGCACGGCGCCTTCGCTGCATGTCGGCTCACTGGTGCAAATCATGATGCTGCGCTGGCTGCAAAAGACCGGCGGCAAGCCGATCGTGCTGATGGGCGGCGGCACCACGCGGGTCGGTGATCCCTCCGGCAAGGACGAAAGTCGCAAAATCCTGACTTTGGAGGAAATCGAGGCCAATAAGCAGGGCATCAAGCAGGTCTTTTCCAAATTCGTGCATTTCGGCGAAGGGAAGACCGATGCGCTCATGGCCGATAATGCCGAATGGCTGACGGCCCTGCATTACATCGACTTCCTGCGCGATGTCGGCCGGCATTTTTCGGTCAACCGCATGCTGTCGATGGATTCCGTCAAACTGCGGCTCGAACGCGATCAGGAACTATCCTTCCTCGAATTCAACTATATGTGCTGCCAGGCCTATGATTTCGTCGAGCTGCACAAACGCTACGGCTGCCAATTGCAGATGGGCGGCTCGGATCAATGGGGCAATATCGTCACCGGCATCGATCTTGGCCGTCGCATGGGCACCGCCCAGCTCTATGCCCTGACCTCGCCTCTCCTCACCACCGCCTCGGGCGCCAAAATGGGCAAGACGGCCAAGGGCGCCGTCTGGCTCGATGAAGCCATGCTGCCGGTCTTCGATTATTGGCAGTTCTGGCGCAATTGCGAGGATCGCGACGTCGGCCGTTTTCTGAAGCTTTTCACCGAATTGCCGCTCGACGAGATTGCCCGTCTCGAGGCCCTTCAAGACGCCGAAATCAACGAAGCGAAGAAAATCCTGGCGACCGAGGCCACGGCCATGGTGCATGGACGCGAGGCAGCCGAGCGCGCCGCCGACACAGCGCGCCAGACCTTCGAGGAAGGCGTGGTCGCCGCGAGCCTGCCGAGCGTCATCTTGCAGACCAACGAGATTCCGGCCGAAGGGCTCGGCATATTGGCGGCTTTCGCGAAGGCGGGACTCGTAAATTCGACTAGTGAAGCGCGCCGCCAGATCAAAGGCGGTGGCCTGCGGCTGAACGATCAGCCGATTACCGATGAAAAGGCCGTCATCACCATTGAAGCCATAGAGGCCGGCGCGAAACTGTCACTCGGGCGCAAAAAGCATGTGTTGCTGCGCCTCGCCGATGGGTGA
- a CDS encoding TetR/AcrR family transcriptional regulator: MQDKTDRPYHHGDLRRVVIETAMAMLHDEKNWQFTLREVARRAGVSHAAPYKHFADKAALLAELAMLGFDQLREAMAAAKPLPCPSIQAEFFAVAQAYLRFGVSHSALYRLMFSADAGHAGDVHLGERALAAFGLLIDLLERGQREGVFRKRPVRSQAAACWAQVHGLTLLTIDGLLLPEKVGPDAPEAALVTLLEGIEISRDEPTGV, encoded by the coding sequence ATGCAGGACAAAACCGATCGTCCCTATCATCATGGCGACTTGAGGCGCGTGGTCATCGAAACAGCCATGGCCATGTTGCATGACGAAAAGAATTGGCAGTTCACGCTTCGGGAAGTCGCACGCCGCGCCGGTGTCAGCCATGCGGCTCCCTATAAGCATTTTGCCGACAAGGCTGCCCTCCTGGCGGAACTGGCTATGCTTGGCTTCGACCAGTTGCGCGAAGCCATGGCGGCGGCGAAGCCGCTTCCATGTCCTTCCATACAGGCCGAATTCTTCGCCGTGGCGCAGGCCTATCTCCGGTTTGGGGTGTCTCACTCAGCGCTTTATCGGCTGATGTTCAGCGCGGATGCTGGCCACGCCGGAGATGTGCATCTCGGCGAAAGGGCGCTCGCAGCCTTCGGCCTATTGATTGACCTCCTCGAGCGCGGGCAAAGAGAAGGCGTTTTTCGCAAAAGGCCGGTGCGCAGTCAGGCCGCCGCCTGCTGGGCACAGGTGCATGGGTTGACACTGCTGACGATCGACGGGTTGCTTCTTCCCGAAAAGGTTGGCCCCGATGCACCCGAGGCCGCGCTGGTCACGCTGCTCGAAGGGATAGAGATCTCACGGGATGAACCGACGGGGGTCTAA
- a CDS encoding alpha/beta hydrolase, whose product MYAPFKKLALWSLILVGVSLVTFLGVRIYDTQRGDPLEPWHEFVPHEMTSDALDHASFSAYLDAEKKIFGEIRHHVTEALPERDRVPFNRYFENSPVFPEHFQTDWNRSYVLEPEGTPLGAVVLLHGLTDSPYSLRHIARFYRDHGFVAVAIRLPAHGTVPAALTDVTWTDWLAATRLAVREADLRVGPSKPLHLVGFSNGGALALKYALDAIEDPKLRRPDRLVLLTPMIGITRFARFAGMAGWPALLPAFAKAAWLGIVPEFNPFKYNSFPVNGARQSFQFTQAIQRQIDRMASEGRLTDLAPVLTFQSIVDSTVSTRAIISSFYARLPANGSELVLFDINRNAKFGQLLSTASETALTRLLPPAPRPFRTVVISNVDPDSSEAAAVVTEAGATETQSIPLGLSFPQGVFSLSHVALPFPVTDALYGLQPDNSEDFGVHLGAIPPRGERGALIVSLDNLLRMSSNPFYPFMIDRIAKGLPAGSETRAKAAP is encoded by the coding sequence GTGTACGCCCCTTTCAAGAAACTGGCTCTCTGGAGCCTGATCCTCGTTGGCGTGAGCCTCGTCACCTTTCTCGGTGTGCGCATTTATGACACGCAGCGCGGGGACCCTCTTGAGCCATGGCATGAATTCGTCCCGCATGAGATGACATCGGACGCTTTGGATCATGCCAGTTTCTCGGCTTATCTCGACGCGGAGAAAAAGATTTTTGGCGAAATCCGGCATCATGTCACCGAGGCGCTGCCGGAGAGGGACCGCGTGCCCTTCAACCGTTATTTCGAAAACAGCCCCGTCTTTCCCGAGCATTTCCAGACGGATTGGAACCGCTCCTATGTGCTTGAACCCGAAGGCACGCCCCTCGGCGCCGTGGTGCTCCTGCACGGCCTGACCGATTCACCCTATAGCCTGCGCCACATTGCGCGATTTTATCGAGACCATGGATTCGTCGCCGTGGCGATCCGTCTGCCCGCCCATGGCACTGTCCCCGCCGCTTTGACCGATGTCACCTGGACGGATTGGCTTGCCGCGACGCGGCTGGCCGTGCGCGAGGCCGACCTCCGCGTCGGGCCTTCAAAGCCGCTGCATCTTGTCGGTTTCTCGAATGGCGGCGCGCTGGCCTTGAAATATGCCCTCGATGCGATCGAGGACCCGAAACTCCGGCGGCCCGACCGGTTGGTTCTGCTGACGCCGATGATCGGCATCACACGTTTTGCCCGTTTCGCCGGCATGGCCGGCTGGCCGGCCCTGCTGCCGGCTTTTGCCAAGGCGGCCTGGCTCGGCATCGTGCCGGAATTCAATCCGTTCAAATATAATTCCTTCCCGGTGAATGGAGCGCGCCAGTCCTTCCAGTTCACGCAAGCCATTCAGCGGCAGATCGATCGCATGGCAAGCGAGGGACGGCTCACGGACCTCGCCCCCGTTCTGACCTTTCAGTCGATTGTCGATTCCACCGTCTCGACGCGAGCGATCATTTCGTCCTTTTACGCGCGGCTCCCTGCCAATGGCAGCGAACTCGTCCTGTTCGACATTAATCGCAACGCCAAATTCGGCCAGCTTTTGAGCACCGCTTCGGAAACCGCTTTGACGCGTTTGCTGCCGCCCGCCCCAAGACCCTTTCGCACAGTGGTCATCAGCAATGTCGATCCAGACAGTAGTGAAGCGGCTGCCGTGGTAACGGAAGCGGGCGCGACCGAGACGCAATCCATCCCGCTCGGCCTTTCGTTTCCGCAGGGCGTGTTCTCGCTGTCGCATGTCGCCTTGCCCTTTCCGGTGACCGATGCGCTTTACGGCCTGCAACCGGATAATAGCGAGGATTTTGGCGTGCATCTTGGCGCCATCCCGCCGCGTGGCGAAAGGGGCGCCTTGATCGTGAGCCTCGATAATCTCCTGCGTATGTCGTCCAACCCGTTCTATCCCTTCATGATCGATCGGATCGCGAAAGGCTTGCCGGCGGGATCGGAGACGAGGGCCAAGGCCGCGCCATAA
- a CDS encoding anhydro-N-acetylmuramic acid kinase has product MDAGSLSAELREGQRERLREKPGEKAWGTLVKAIGLMSGTSMDGIDIAYVETDGQDVVKCGPSDFAPYSDAERALLRAAMADAAALIGPSSKREERPGCLAEAEAMVTQRHAAVVAAFLERDDLADKPIDLIGFHGQTVLHRPEQGLTMQIGDGVALADTLGLPVAYDFRAADVAAGGEGAPLVPIFHQALARASGFAGPVLIVNIGGVANVTYVAPGEPLMACDVGPGNAQIDDLMRARCGLAMDPQGAFAARGVVDERILADLLAHPFFRARPPKSLDRNAFSSQAIENLSTEDAAATLTAFTAAGIASILPFLPKPPARAIVCGGGARNLVMMEVLRQKLGCAVESAEAFGWSVEAMEAQAFAYLAVRRRADLPISFPLTTGVARPLPGGFLALPGHDTNGHDR; this is encoded by the coding sequence ATGGACGCGGGCAGCCTTAGCGCCGAGCTACGAGAGGGTCAACGGGAAAGGCTCCGAGAAAAGCCGGGAGAAAAAGCCTGGGGCACACTGGTCAAGGCGATCGGGCTGATGAGCGGCACATCCATGGATGGGATCGACATCGCTTATGTCGAAACCGATGGCCAGGATGTGGTGAAATGTGGTCCGAGCGATTTTGCCCCTTATTCGGACGCTGAGCGCGCCCTCCTGCGCGCTGCCATGGCGGATGCGGCGGCGCTCATCGGACCTTCGTCCAAACGCGAGGAACGGCCGGGCTGTCTGGCTGAGGCCGAGGCGATGGTGACCCAGCGGCATGCGGCGGTCGTCGCGGCCTTTCTCGAGCGGGATGATCTCGCGGATAAACCGATCGATCTCATTGGCTTTCACGGCCAGACCGTCCTGCACCGGCCGGAACAGGGTCTGACCATGCAAATCGGCGACGGTGTGGCGCTCGCGGACACATTGGGCCTGCCTGTTGCCTATGATTTTCGGGCCGCCGATGTCGCGGCCGGCGGCGAGGGGGCACCCCTGGTGCCGATCTTTCACCAGGCTTTGGCGCGAGCCTCGGGTTTTGCGGGGCCTGTACTGATCGTCAATATTGGCGGCGTCGCCAATGTAACTTATGTCGCGCCGGGCGAGCCTTTGATGGCCTGTGATGTCGGTCCCGGCAATGCCCAGATCGATGATCTGATGCGCGCGAGATGTGGTCTCGCCATGGACCCGCAAGGCGCCTTTGCCGCGCGGGGCGTGGTCGATGAAAGGATCTTGGCGGATCTGCTCGCCCATCCCTTCTTCCGCGCGCGGCCCCCGAAATCCCTCGATCGCAACGCTTTTTCAAGTCAGGCGATCGAAAATCTTTCAACGGAAGATGCCGCGGCGACGCTGACCGCCTTTACCGCCGCTGGCATTGCGAGCATTCTGCCTTTTCTTCCCAAACCTCCTGCCCGCGCGATTGTCTGTGGCGGTGGCGCGCGCAATCTCGTGATGATGGAGGTTTTGCGCCAAAAACTTGGCTGCGCGGTCGAGAGTGCCGAGGCCTTCGGGTGGTCGGTCGAGGCCATGGAAGCTCAGGCCTTCGCTTATCTCGCGGTTCGCCGCAGAGCCGATCTGCCGATCAGTTTCCCCCTCACCACGGGTGTGGCGCGGCCCTTGCCCGGTGGTTTTCTGGCTTTGCCAGGGCATGATACCAACGGTCATGATCGATGA
- a CDS encoding DNA adenine methylase, with the protein MSLARIAQRRPLHASSYFHFGVPFGRHLRHNEAMKPIALTQAENVYILQGRPPVGLELPTRAKLYPDLRYMGSKTRLLPWIFETLNLVDFESALDPFSGTGCVSYLMKAMGRRVAASDFLNFTSTVARATVENNHVHLDDRAIKRLLDRSPAAHRFIERTFGGVFYTPEDLRFLDRVSGNIRQLQNPHQQALAFAALFRSCLKRQPRGVFTISGDLSHYDDGRRDLRLSIEEHFLEQIEVYNAAVFDNGRKNQALRSDVFELPRRKVDLVYLDPPYVPRSDDNCYIKRYHFLEGLSCYWQGLPVDTSTKVRKIAKKYTPFSYRRTAVDAFDKIFNQFKANKIALSYSSNGYPDLDQLESLMRKYKSTVRIFEKPHRYHFGTHGGVERASVTEYLIVGS; encoded by the coding sequence ATGAGCCTGGCGAGGATTGCCCAACGTAGGCCTTTGCATGCCAGTTCTTATTTCCATTTTGGTGTTCCGTTTGGCCGTCATCTCCGTCACAATGAAGCTATGAAGCCTATCGCGCTCACTCAAGCTGAAAATGTATATATCCTCCAGGGTCGGCCACCCGTTGGATTGGAGCTTCCCACGCGCGCTAAGCTCTATCCTGATCTGCGTTACATGGGGTCAAAAACCCGCCTGCTGCCGTGGATTTTTGAGACCCTGAATCTCGTCGATTTCGAGAGTGCGCTAGATCCCTTCTCGGGTACCGGCTGTGTCTCTTACCTGATGAAAGCAATGGGTCGCCGCGTCGCCGCGTCGGATTTTCTGAACTTCACCAGTACCGTGGCGCGCGCCACCGTCGAGAACAATCATGTTCACCTCGATGACCGGGCGATCAAGCGCCTCCTTGATCGCTCTCCAGCCGCACATCGCTTCATTGAGCGCACCTTTGGCGGCGTTTTCTACACACCAGAGGATTTACGCTTTCTTGATCGAGTGTCCGGCAATATCCGTCAGCTCCAGAACCCCCACCAGCAAGCACTCGCCTTTGCCGCACTATTTCGGTCGTGCCTGAAGCGCCAACCACGCGGCGTTTTCACGATCTCGGGCGATCTTTCTCACTATGATGATGGCCGCCGCGACCTCCGCCTGTCAATCGAAGAGCATTTCCTGGAGCAGATAGAAGTTTATAACGCTGCCGTATTCGACAATGGCAGAAAAAATCAGGCTCTGCGTTCAGACGTATTTGAACTGCCGCGCCGCAAGGTCGATCTCGTTTATCTCGATCCCCCCTATGTTCCTCGTTCGGACGATAACTGCTACATCAAGCGCTATCATTTCCTTGAAGGGCTGTCCTGTTACTGGCAGGGCTTGCCTGTGGACACATCGACCAAAGTCCGGAAAATCGCCAAGAAATACACGCCCTTTAGTTATCGCCGAACGGCGGTTGATGCCTTCGACAAAATATTCAACCAGTTCAAGGCCAACAAAATTGCGCTGTCCTACAGCTCGAATGGCTATCCCGATCTCGACCAACTTGAAAGCCTGATGCGGAAATACAAGAGCACCGTACGCATCTTTGAGAAACCGCACCGCTATCACTTCGGTACGCATGGCGGCGTTGAACGGGCATCTGTAACTGAATATCTGATTGTTGGATCCTAA
- a CDS encoding DpnII family type II restriction endonuclease, which produces MDETAANAIARLTDLPKKESYSHDDMAALLDGNFDEGLLCARLFLALSKDTMEAELKRELGTGGTGVKRYKAEPDAFLEALERLRLPEAMATAINYKPVWSDILVERLRSGRGSAISGQKRGRGLEDFAEAMVKEVFGDHYETRCTFTGADNKSAKCDVAVPDRYRPRIVIEVKGYGATGSKMTDIIGDLDAIIAAMRRDTWLLFVTDGMTWKSRLSDLKKIVERQNQGKIARIYTTKMREEFLADLKSLKQIIG; this is translated from the coding sequence ATGGACGAGACGGCGGCCAACGCAATCGCACGTCTTACGGATCTTCCAAAGAAGGAAAGCTACAGCCACGATGACATGGCCGCTCTGCTCGATGGGAATTTCGATGAAGGGCTCCTATGCGCCCGGCTCTTCCTCGCACTGTCGAAAGACACCATGGAGGCCGAGCTAAAGCGTGAGCTGGGCACAGGTGGAACCGGCGTTAAACGCTATAAGGCGGAGCCGGACGCTTTTCTTGAAGCGCTGGAGCGGTTGCGGTTGCCGGAGGCCATGGCGACCGCGATCAACTACAAGCCGGTCTGGAGTGACATTCTCGTCGAGCGCTTGCGCTCTGGACGCGGGTCTGCGATCTCTGGTCAAAAGCGCGGCCGGGGTCTGGAAGATTTCGCTGAGGCGATGGTCAAGGAAGTCTTCGGCGATCATTACGAGACCCGTTGCACCTTCACGGGCGCCGACAACAAATCTGCGAAATGCGACGTGGCTGTGCCTGACCGGTATCGCCCCCGGATCGTCATCGAGGTGAAGGGCTATGGCGCGACCGGCTCGAAGATGACAGACATCATCGGTGACCTCGATGCCATCATCGCCGCGATGCGGCGGGATACCTGGCTACTCTTTGTCACGGACGGTATGACGTGGAAATCGCGCCTGTCGGACCTGAAGAAGATCGTTGAGCGCCAGAACCAAGGGAAAATCGCCCGCATTTACACGACCAAAATGCGGGAAGAGTTTTTGGCTGACCTCAAGAGCCTCAAGCAGATCATCGGCTAA
- a CDS encoding alkaline phosphatase family protein — MTRILAASKRITASTTALAIALMSAGFSSPSLSAEGPTPSGTVTPIKHVIIIVGENRSFDHVFGAYQPPKGETVYNLLSQGIIKADGTPGPNFALAKQYQGSLQAPAKYSLVPTSKTPYQVLPAPNTGGTHTAPSDANPPPFASLALATQAESAALLPEDLQLLTTGASGLPKGVVDTRIANATNLPSGPFQLTPSLPYDAYAAGAVHRFYQNWQQLDCSIAHATKKNPSGCLGDLFAWVEVTIGAGSNGKSQPTGFNDETTHEGASALGFYNTNNGDMPYFTALAQTYALSDNYHQPVSGGTGANSIMLGTADAIYYTDGQGHVATPPANQIENPDPAPSTNNWYTQDGYSGGSYSNCSDPTQPGVGAIISYLRSLPHKPRANCAPGAYYLLNNYDPGYNGDGSLHTSNPFTIPPSPVHTIANRLNEKDISWKYYGEGWNSFVANSPLSVYCNICNPFLYQTAVMTNPSARAKNLKDTTDLYSDIASGELPAVSYVKPGGLLDGHPTSSKFDLFEAFTKKIILAVQNNPKLWADTAIFVTVDEGGGYYDSGYVQPLDFFGDGPRIPLIVVSPYSTGGHVVHTYYDHASLLKFIERNWSLQPITHRSRDNLPNPVAEDENPYVPVNSPAIGDLFEMFDFGKKGH, encoded by the coding sequence ATGACACGCATACTTGCAGCAAGCAAACGCATCACCGCCAGCACGACCGCCTTGGCGATTGCGTTGATGTCGGCCGGCTTTTCATCTCCGAGCTTGAGCGCCGAGGGGCCTACGCCTTCCGGCACGGTGACACCGATCAAGCACGTTATCATCATCGTCGGCGAAAACCGGTCTTTTGACCATGTTTTCGGCGCCTACCAGCCGCCAAAAGGCGAGACGGTCTATAACCTGCTTTCGCAGGGCATTATCAAGGCCGATGGAACGCCAGGCCCCAATTTCGCTCTCGCCAAGCAATATCAGGGTAGCCTGCAGGCGCCCGCGAAATATTCCCTGGTTCCGACGTCCAAGACCCCTTATCAGGTCCTGCCGGCGCCCAATACGGGGGGAACGCATACGGCGCCCAGCGATGCCAACCCGCCGCCCTTCGCCTCCCTGGCGCTCGCAACCCAAGCCGAATCCGCTGCGCTGCTTCCGGAAGATCTCCAGCTTCTGACCACGGGCGCGAGCGGCTTGCCGAAAGGCGTCGTCGATACACGCATTGCCAATGCGACTAATTTGCCGAGCGGGCCGTTCCAACTGACCCCGAGCCTGCCCTATGACGCTTACGCCGCGGGCGCGGTGCATCGTTTCTATCAGAATTGGCAGCAGCTCGATTGCAGCATTGCCCATGCGACGAAAAAGAATCCGAGCGGCTGTCTCGGCGATCTCTTCGCCTGGGTGGAAGTCACGATTGGCGCCGGCAGCAATGGCAAATCGCAGCCGACTGGTTTCAATGACGAGACGACCCATGAAGGCGCTAGCGCCTTGGGATTCTACAATACGAATAATGGCGATATGCCCTATTTCACCGCGCTCGCGCAGACCTATGCGCTCAGCGACAATTATCACCAGCCGGTCTCGGGTGGTACCGGTGCCAATAGCATCATGCTCGGCACCGCCGATGCCATCTATTATACGGATGGCCAAGGCCATGTCGCGACGCCGCCTGCCAATCAGATCGAAAATCCAGATCCCGCGCCAAGCACCAATAATTGGTACACGCAGGATGGCTACAGCGGCGGCTCCTACAGCAATTGTTCCGACCCGACTCAGCCAGGTGTCGGCGCCATCATCAGCTATCTCCGGTCGTTGCCCCATAAGCCAAGGGCGAATTGCGCGCCGGGCGCCTATTATCTGCTGAATAATTATGATCCCGGTTATAATGGTGACGGCTCTCTCCATACGAGCAATCCCTTCACCATTCCGCCGTCGCCGGTGCATACCATCGCCAACAGGCTTAACGAGAAAGATATCTCGTGGAAATATTATGGCGAGGGTTGGAATTCATTCGTCGCCAATAGCCCCTTGAGTGTTTATTGCAACATCTGCAATCCGTTCCTTTATCAAACCGCGGTCATGACCAACCCGTCTGCTCGCGCAAAGAATCTGAAGGACACGACGGATCTTTATAGCGATATTGCGAGCGGCGAACTGCCGGCCGTTTCCTATGTCAAACCCGGTGGGCTGCTCGATGGTCACCCCACTTCGTCCAAGTTCGATCTGTTCGAGGCCTTCACCAAGAAGATCATTCTTGCGGTTCAAAACAATCCGAAGCTGTGGGCGGATACGGCCATCTTCGTCACGGTCGATGAAGGCGGCGGTTACTATGATTCAGGCTATGTCCAGCCGCTCGATTTCTTCGGCGATGGTCCCCGCATTCCCTTGATCGTGGTTTCGCCCTATTCCACCGGCGGTCATGTGGTGCATACCTATTATGACCATGCCTCGCTGCTGAAATTCATCGAACGCAATTGGAGCCTTCAGCCGATCACCCATCGCAGCCGCGATAATCTGCCCAATCCGGTGGCTGAAGACGAAAACCCCTATGTTCCGGTCAATAGCCCGGCGATCGGCGATCTGTTCGAAATGTTCGATTTCGGTAAAAAGGGTCACTAA